The window ttgatgcaagggggagtgacctggtcctgcctcagctgaaTGTACCAGGCTTTGTAGACTCCTccttggaggagtggatgggagttggttgggggaaagtgcagggggagcaggaggagggatggTAGGGAGAAttgtggctggtatgtaaaatgaactaaaaaattaataaagaaaatatgtgtgaCATAAATGAGGtgataaatgaacaaaacacatCTTCAGATaggagaatgtagctcagtggtagagagacTCCATAGAGTGTTACAGGCTTTAGAAATGATCCCTAGCACCATAGAAACAACTATAGAAATAACTTTACCACATTCTTACACTTCCTATTGTTGGTGTCCATAAGAAAGCCATTTGTATGACTTGACCCACtttgctgtttctgtttcccaACCACTTCACAGGCTTCAAGTCCCATAAACATCCAGTGTCATCAGCTCTGATCTTTTCCTCTTAGTACCCTGAACATGGCCCCTCTGATAGGCTTGGACTTGACACTGTAGATGATGGGGTTGAGCACAGGAGGCACCACAAGGTACACATAGGCAACAAGGGCATGAACAATGTGGGGCAGGTGCCTCCCAAAACGATGAATCATGGACACACCTATTACTGGAATGTAAAagaccaggacagccaagataTGGGAAACACAAGTGTTGAGGGTACGGACACGCTCCCTGGGAGAGGCTAGACCCATCACTGTGTGAAGAATCAAGGAATAGGATATAACAATTAGCAAGGAATCTATACCCACTGTGGACAGAACCACATAGAGCCCATATAGGATGTTGACAGTAATGTCAGCACAGGCCAGCTTCATGACATCAgcatggaagcagaaagagtgagagaggagaATCTTGCCAGGGCAGTAATTCAGTCGCTTCAACAAGAAGGGCACTGGGAATAGTGACAGAGTTGCTCGAGCTACAATGACAGCTCCAATCCTAATGATGA is drawn from Microtus ochrogaster isolate Prairie Vole_2 unplaced genomic scaffold, MicOch1.0 UNK41, whole genome shotgun sequence and contains these coding sequences:
- the LOC102002254 gene encoding olfactory receptor 51I2-like, which produces SQPFINISFFQPQSFLMTGIPGLEAAHGWISIPFSSMYAVALTGNCLILLAVKRTHSLHQPMYYFLSMLALSDVGLSLSTLPSTLAVLWFNYRVISFHTCLIQMFFLHSFSVVESSVLLAMSFDRFVAISNPLRYASVLTNNVIIRIGAVIVARATLSLFPVPFLLKRLNYCPGKILLSHSFCFHADVMKLACADITVNILYGLYVVLSTVGIDSLLIVISYSLILHTVMGLASPRERVRTLNTCVSHILAVLVFYIPVIGVSMIHRFGRHLPHIVHALVAYVYLVVPPVLNPIIYSVKSKPIRGAMFRVLRGKDQS